Genomic DNA from Anolis sagrei isolate rAnoSag1 chromosome 12, rAnoSag1.mat, whole genome shotgun sequence:
ccttgaactttccctcccttctgcacctgttaactgtaatgacaacagaaggggccaaatttggcaagatagaaataaatcactcagcttgcgtcgatcctcccgaattcaagaattaaaaacattggcttcaaagaagaggggcagttcacggaaccaattccttccgccgggctgactgtctcagttcaggcatcgttacagaattgatgaagaccttggcagctctcccggttccctggccatagcttgggaagatttctaggatatcaagtacggttagtgaatcactaaacaggttccagtattttgcagtgtggctttgggttttgttcttatgcatttaaattcatgtttgctgattttgctgtggcttttgacttgcattttttcctttattttgtaaccattttttcttcaataaaaaaggattgtttttcacagtcaagtgtggtggatagttatcttagggcctcattccctgctctggattgcaacaactaGACTCTTTGAAGACTATGGGAAGTCACGacactggtgggggggggggggggggggagggatggtctgttgatctctctctctcttttttctttcttcttttttcctctttctctttttcttttccttttcctatcTGCCTTTACTTGTACAtgtttctcaatcttctctttcctcttttttttcacGTGTATTATTATGTAAAAAGAAAATTTGCACAATAAAAAGTATAaatcaaaaaaaagaaagaaagaaagaaagaaagaaagggagggaggaaggaaggaaggaaggaaggaaggaaggaaggaaggaaggaaggaaggaaggaagaaaggaaggaatgaaggaaggaaggagagggaggaaagaaggggagtgagtgagggagagaagggaggtaCTTCACTCGAGCACCATCAACCttcctcacctcctcctccttcccttcttccttgcctggggcTCCGCTGCTGCCACTCAtccaccccttcctcttccaacagagaaaggaggaggaggagactgccctcctgacatagcagggaaagagaaggggctccatgcagcaaacctccacctccactcccatggtggccactcttgtttgtgtgtgtgtgtatgtgtgtggctgtgCATGCGCGCCTGGCTCCTCATGCTTTAATGGCTGCTGAGGAGGGGATGTGGCCATATCTCTTTCTGggtatgcagtttctcctttgtggacatgcaatTTGGAAGTCCTTCCTACTTTttgttttcgttgtttttttttttttgagtgaagggcattgGGTTGATAgatgtatcgtgtccaaatttggtggcaattcccccagtggtttttgagttctgttaatcccacaaacgaacattacattttttatttatatagaaagatAGGTGGAAATGCACAAGGAATCAGgtgctattttttattattattcgaaCATTGCTGGTGAAGAAGAAGGCACATATATGACTATGACTGAACTCCGTATGGAGAAGGTGTTTGAGAAGGCTGAAGGACAACATAACCCTTTATTTCATAATTTAACGCTCTCCAGTTAATCAGAGAGTCAGAGAGAACGTAGTCACTCAAGACTAGGCCCACTTCGTCGGCATTCAGAACCCTGTTCCACATGTACACATCCTTCATCTCTCCTACAAAGGATTGGTTGGCAACAAAGCCACCTCCGAAGGAGTCTTGATCTTGCCCAAGTACAATAGACGCCTCGGGACTGATAGAGTAACCTTTCTGCAGCCCCATTCGGGGCAATGGCTCCCCATCCAACCACAATGCCACTAATCCTGTGGCAGACTCCCAGCTCATACAGATGTGCTCCCAACTGGGTTTAGAGTCCTTTTTTCCCGGAAGGATGAAGGTCACATAAACTGCTCCAAGCCAAAGCCTATATTGATTTGGTTTGGGCTTGAAGACCAGGAGTTGGTTGTCCAGTTTCCTCGTAGCGTAAGAGAAGAGGCCGTATTCACGGGTCAAGAGTGAGTAGTGTCTCAGGCATATGGTGAAGCCGGTCAGCGGTTGCGAGATCGGGGCCGTCAGAACCACAGCAGCACTGTTTGATTCGACTGGGAAAACAAACACCTTCTGCTGGAGATCTATGGAAAGGTGAGACATGACATAAcattatcaatgacttggatgacggaatagaaggcatgttttattatttatttattattcaaacttatatgccgccactcccctggtgctcggagcggcttacaagaatggctaaaatctaacacaatttaaaatcaatttataacaatttaaaaacagcaatatcaaaaatcaaaggcctgtcgaaacacgtatgtctgacatgcccagcggaaagctggtaagtcctgcaaggcacggatttcaggtggcagagtattccagagcgatggtgccactgctgtgaaggctctgcgtctggttgccgttagacgcaaggtcttgacactgggaatttccaatagatcttggtcctcagaacggagggatctctggggttggtagggggtgaggcggtctctc
This window encodes:
- the LOC137097712 gene encoding C-reactive protein-like, coding for METPHLFLLIFAGLSGSLAQEDLQQKVFVFPVESNSAAVVLTAPISQPLTGFTICLRHYSLLTREYGLFSYATRKLDNQLLVFKPKPNQYRLWLGAVYVTFILPGKKDSKPSWEHICMSWESATGLVALWLDGEPLPRMGLQKGYSISPEASIVLGQDQDSFGGGFVANQSFVGEMKDVYMWNRVLNADEVGLVLSDYVLSDSLINWRALNYEIKGYVVLQPSQTPSPYGVQS